The stretch of DNA TATGATTGCCAGCGCCCGCCGCATCGCTTCATTAGCGGGATCGACTCCCAGGACTTTGAGCGCGACATAGGCTTCGATTGTCGTGCTCAGGTCCGCGGGTCCATCGAAATAAAGCGCCCACGAGCCATCAGCACGTTGATTGTGCAAAATATGCCGGATGGCTCCCTCTCTGATCCGATCCAGGTTGGTTTCTAATTCCAGAAAGCGCAGCAGCAGGACGTGTTCTGCCGTCATCGTCACGTTTGTCTCCAGTTCGCCGCACCACCAGCCCTCGGCATCCTGGTGGTCTAAAAGCCACTGTACGGCGCGATCAAGTGCTTGCTGCAACTGAGATTCGTTTTCCTTGCTCAGCACATGCTTTTCCATCTATCAGGTCCTTCGTGCTTTTACCATCCATTAACATTGTTCATCTATCATACGTATATAGAAGGCAATCATCTCTACCGCTTATGTGCTGATCAGGTTGCATACCCTGATTGCGTATGATAGGTTATTTACAAGTCTTGCTTCATTTTTTATTATAGCAGGAAAGAGAATATATTTTCTCTTCCCATGGGGTCAGTGGAAAAGCCAGAAAGCGTGAGATGTGGTAACTTTATGCCATTTTGAGCAATACGTGGAATGGCAAGTTGTCGTCTCAGGCAGCGTTATTGTTTATTCACAAAGGAGATAGGAGCGAGCTATGGCGGTCACGTTACGACAAAATCTACGAATTGGGGCGTATATTATCAAGCAGCGTTTGAAGGGTCGCGAGAAGTTTCCGCTGGTGTTACAGCTTGAACCGCTCTACCAGTGCAACCTGGCCTGCGCGGGCTGCGGTAAGATACAGCACCCACAGGACATCCTGGCGCGGCGGCTGTCGGTGCAGCAGTGTATCGACGCGGTTGAGGAGTGCGGCGCGCCAATCGTTTCTATCGCCGGGGGAGAGCCGCTGATCCATCGCGAGATCGATCAAATCGCGGCGGCGTTGATAGAGCGCAAGCGCTTTGTCTACCTGTGTACCAACGCCATCCTCATGGGCAAGAAGCTCGATCTGTTTAAACCTTCGCCGTATTTTTCCTGGTCGGTTCACATCGATGGCTTGAGGGAGCGCCATGACGAATCGGTTGCCAGGCAAGGCGTATTCGATAAGGCGATTGCGGCAATCAAGGAAGCCAAGCGCCGGGGATTTCGCGTGACCACCAACACCACATTTTTTACCCAGGACGATGCGCGCAGCATCCGTGACGTACTTGATTTCCTGAACGACGACTTGCAGGTAGATGCGATGCAAATTTCGCCCGGCTATGCCTACGAGAAAGCTCCCGATCAGGAACATTTTCTCGGTGTTGCGCGGACGCGTGAGATCTTTCGCCAGGCCTTCGCGGATGGCAGGCGCAAGAAGTGGCGTCTAAACCACTCCCCGCTCTTCCTGGACTTTCTGGAGGGCAAAGTTGATTTTGCCTGCACCGCCTGGGGTATTCCCAGCTACTCGGTACTGGGCTGGCAGCGACCCTGTTATCTGATGGCGGATGGATATGTTAGCTCTTACCAGGAACTGATCGAGACCACGCCGTGGGAAAATTATGGACGCGGCAGGGACCCCCGGTGCGCCAATTGCATGGCGCACTGCGGCTATGAGCCAACCGCGGTGATAGCTACCACGAATTCGCCCCGCGAGACGATACGCGCTACAGTTGATGTGCTACGTGATGGCCTGCAAACGAGCTTTCACAAAAAGTAGTCACGTGGATTGCGTAAGTTTGCAAGAATTTAGATGAATGGCAATACAAAACTGATGGCTGAGCAGTTACAGGAAGTGAGCGGCGCGGGAGAAGAGGTCTTCTTGACGGGAGCCAGTGGCTTTGTAGGCAGTCATGTCCTTCGCGCGTTACTGGTGGCTCAATATCGCGTGCGCGCGCTGGTACGTCCGGGTTCCAGGCCGCTGCCCCCGCTAGAGGGCTGTACGGCTATCGTGGGTGATATCGAACGCCCTGGTGAGCTTATCCAGCATATGAACGGCTGCCGCTATCTCGTACACGTCGCTGCCCTTTACTCCTTCCTGCCGGGCATGCACCGCAAGATGTTTGAAACAAATGTGGTTGGCTGTGCCGGGCTGCTTGAAGCTGCCCACCTGGCAGGGGTGGAACGTGCGGTTGTCACTTCAAGTTCGTCCACCGTTGGGCCGAGTCATAATGGGCGTCCCGCGACCGAGGATGATTGGGATGTTGAAACGGATGCCTCAGCGTACCATCGTTCTAAGCTGGAGCAGGCGCGAGTAGCGCTAGCTGCCCAGGTGCCGGTCGTACTTGTCTTGCCGACGGCGCCTGTTGGTCCGGGAGATTGGAAGCCTACACCGACGGGCAAGATGATCGTGGACTTTATGCGCGGGCGCATTTTTGCCACATTGGGTGGTGGAATGAATGTGGTGGCGGTGGAAGATGTGGCGAGGGCACATGTGCTGGCGTTGCAGCGGGGTCGTCCACGGGAACGCTATCTGGTAGGCGGTGAGAATCTCACTTTATCGCAACTGTGGGAACGCCTGGCTAAGATTTGCGGTCGCCCTGCTCCAACGGCTCGCATTCCCTATCACCTGGCACTTTCACTGGGCTGGGCGGACGAATTCCGTTGCAAACTTTTACGTGGCGGAAAAGGTGGCATGGCCGCGCCGCTCATTCCTCTAGAAGGTGTGCGCATGGCTCGTCATCATATGTACGTCAGTTGCGTCAAGGCTCAATCTGAGCTTGGTTATGAGGCGACATCCGTGACCGCGGCCCTGGAACGGGCCGTGCGATGGTATAGCGATAACGGATATGCCACGTAACAAGAATAGGGGTATTTGCTTGGAGCATCGTTCCGCAGCACATAGCGAGCCTGTCTCATCGTCATCTGCCAGGTATCGTGCCGAAATTCTTGCCCCCACATTTCTTGAGTATTGGGCAGTACGTAGCGTACTTCCACCTGCTCGAGCTAGCTGGTCGGGTGTGCGCTTGATGCGATGGAAAGGTGCGCTCGAGGGTTCCATCGTGGTTGTGTCTGGACTGGCAGGAGCGCTTGCGCCTGGCATCCCTCCTGGGACTGTTCTGATACCAGACTGGATCGGGCTTGCCGATGGGAGTAGTATGCGCTGCGATCCCGCTCTTGTAAAGGCACTGCTGAAAGCCGCACGCACGTTGCACTTTCAACCTGATAGTGGGCCGCTGCTAACCGCCCCGTCCATGATTCTTGGCAGCGACCGTAACACATGGTCTCAGAAGGGCTTCGTGGCTGCCGATATGGAGACGGGCCTGCTCGCGGGAAGGAACCTGCGAGTGGCAACAATCCGTGTTGTACTGGATGCACCGGAGCGTGGCATTTCCTCGGACTGGCTGCGGCCAACAAAGGCAATGCTGCAGCCGAAGCTCTGGAAAGAGTTGTTCTGGCTCAGCTGGGCGGCTCCCAGGTATGCGCTGAGAGCAGCGCGTGTGCTGAAAGTTGCGCTTTGCGATGAGCCGGGCAATACGTTTGCTGAATAAAGTTTAGTAAAGGAGCTAGTACAGTGAGTAGTGGTGAAAATGCACTGGATATGTTGAGAGAAACCAGCAGGACATTCTTTATCCCTATAAGTCACTTACCCGCCGGGTTGCAGGATGCGGTCATGTCGGGCTATTTATGCCTTCGCGCTATCGATGAAGTAGAAGACCATCCTGACCTGGATAATCAGGCGAAGGCAACGGTATTGCACTCCATCAGCCGGATATTGCAAACAACCTTTACTGCTGGCGATTTTGAAATAGCATTTGGCCACTACCAACGGGAGCTTCCAGAGGTAACGCTTCGCATCGCTGAATGGGCAATGCTCGCACCCCTGACCATTGCCCCGCGCATATGGGAGGCTACGGCAACCATGGCGGACCGCATGGCGCACTGGGCGGAAAGTGGTTGGACGATTCAAACGGAGGCAGACCTGGACCGTTACACGTTTGGGGTCGCCGGCTCGGTGGGCCTGTTACTATCGGATCTGTGGGGCTGGTACAACGGGACGCAGACAAATCGTATGCATGCCGTTGGATTCGGGCGTGGCTTGCAGGCCGTCAATATCCTGCGCAACCACGAAGAAGACATGAAGCGTGGTGTAGACTTTTTCCCCGCCGGTTGGCGTACCGGGGACATGGATGCTTACGCGCGGCGCAATCTGGCTCTGGCCGATACTTATACTGATGCGCTTCCTGCCGGACCCGTGTTAGAATTTTGCAGGCTTCCGCTTGCCCTGGCCTATGCGACCCTGGATTCTATGGCTAGAGGTGATGGCAAGCTTAGCCGCAAAGCCGTACTTGAGATCGTGGCTCAATGCTACGAGGGGAGGCCGGTAGTTCAATAAGCATGGGAACCATTCAGTTCTCCTGAATAAAATCGATGATTGCTTCGAGGTCAGAGCGGGCACGATTGGCAAGCTCGTTGTCAGCGGCCACCAGAGCAAGTGCCTTTCGTGCCTCCTGACAATGTTGCGCAAGAAATTGCTTGCAATACTCGCGGGTCTGTGTTCGTTCAAAAATGGCTAGAATCTCTTGTGCCTGTTCCTGTGTGATCGGTTCATCCTGGTCATATATCTTTGTGATTGCCTGCTGATCGTCGGGCTGCGCGTGGTGGAAAGCATGCAGGATGGGCAGGCTTTTCTTGCGCCGGTAGATATCGCCGAGTGGCAGTTTGCCAGATTCTTCCTCGGTAGCCCAGACTCCGAGCATATCATCTCGCACCTGAAATGCAAACCCCAATGCCTGGCCAAAGCGAGCCAGGCACTCGATGACCTCCTGGTTGCGGGTTCCGAGTATAGCCCCCATCTCCGTCGCACAGCGCATCAATAAGGCTGTTTTGCGGCAGATCATCTCCTCATAGCTTGTGAGAGAAACCTGCAACTGCCGTTCAAAGGACATATCAAGATATTGACCTTCTGTCAGCTTGAGTAAAGTTGTATCAAATAGTTTCGCCAGATTTAGGGCTGTTGCAGGCTCTACTCCCTCATCCAATACCTTCCAGATATGGAGGCGAGACAGCGCGAACATAGCATCTCCAGCAAGGATTGCCTGGGGTATTCCCCATATGGCCCAGACTGTGGGGCGGTGGCGACGCTCGACATCTCCATCTTCAATATCATCATGCAGCAGCGTAAAATTATGCGCCAGTTCTATTACCGCGGCGGCGGGAAGCGCCGGTCGCAGAGACAATGCAGGGAGATTGGTCGAAGAATGCTGTTCCTGCGCCCAGGCCAGTTCGTAACTGAGTAGCAGAAGATTAGGGCGTATCAATTTGCCCGCGTGGTCATCTAAATGATGAAACCGCTGATCGACCCAACCAAGATGATATTGCATTTGTCCGTAGACATTTGCAAGGATATCGTGATTGATTGTTTCTGGATGAGTTGTGTCTGGGCTGAGAAGTGCCCGGCGAAGCTCCTGAAGGATCTCCTGCTGGTAACGCTGAAAGACTCTGTTTATGCTACTATAAGATACATTCATAGGCTAAGAGAGACGGTCGGCCCTTGCATCTATGTCCCTCACTCCTTTTTCTTCCCTCGTAATAAAGTGATCCTATCTTGAAAGGACAATATAGTAGGGGCTATACTATGGCTTCCATGAAAAAATATTGGCTGCCGGTCCTTGTTTGAGCATCTACCACCCCATGCTCCAGATAGACGCTCTGCTTGCGTTCGACGTTGAAGGCAACCCTGGTGCCAGGCCTTCTATAAGTTACTATACCAAGAAATAAGGGGAAATGACAAGAGGTGCCCAGTCTCTTTATTTTCTGCTTTTTGCTATTGCTTCCATCCTTAGTGTATCCTTATAGACGGAATTATCAACGCACTTACTTGCACAGCTTGAGAGGGGTTGCTATGTTGATTGCTCCTGCGCCACTGGCTGAAATCGCTGCTGCGCTGCGCACCGATCGGGTGAGTTTGCAAGCCTATATCGATGAAATTTGCGATCGCATTGATGCCGTTGAACCGCGTATTCACGCGCTATTGCCTGAACCAGAACGTCGCTCGCGATTGCTGGCCGATGCCCGGGCATTGCAGGCGCGCTTTCCAGATCCTACCAACCGTCCTCCTCTTTACGGCATTCCGGTGGGCATCAAGGATATGTTTCGTGTTGATGGCTTCCTAACCCGCGCCGGGTCAAAACTTCCTCCAGAATTATTTGCCGGTCCCGAGGCCGAGTGTGTTCAGACACTACGCCATGCTGGGGCCTTGATTTTGGGCAAGACAGTCTCTACAGAGTTTGCGTATTTTGAACCTGGACCGACGCGCAATCCGTATAACTTAGAGTACAGCCCTGGTGGATCGAGCAGTGGTTCCGCTGCTGCTGTCGCGGCGGGCTTCTGTCCGCTGGCTCTTGGCACTCAGACGATTGGTTCGACTATTCGCCCGGCGGCGTTTTGTGGGGTTATCGGCTTTAAACCCAGTTTTGGCCGTATTTCTACACTCGGCCTGATTAAGTGCGCGGAATCGGTAGATACGGTGGGATTTTTTACGCAGGATGTCGCAGGCGCAATGCTGGTTGCCTCATTGCTTTGCAAGGATTGGCAAGCGGTAAGCGTTCCTGAATCCGCCACATTACCGGTCCTTGGCGTGCCTGATGGTCCTTATCTTGCCCAGGCGTCGCCCGAGGGATTAGCGGCTTTCGAGAAGCAGCTATCTCTTCTCACATCCACGGGCTACCTTGTACGGCGAGTCACTGTCATGCAAGATATCGAGGCCATTAATGCCCGGCACATGCGCATGGTTGCAGCCGAGATGTCTCAGGTACATGCGGACTGGTTCGCGAGATATGCGCCCCTTTATGGTCGGCGAACAGCGGAGGCTATTCGTGAGGGACAGGGAGTGAGCGCTGAGGAGCTGGCGGAATGCAGGGCCGGTCGCCTGTTGTTGCGGCAAGAATTGGAGCGAGTGATGCAGCAAAATGAGATTGATCTATGGGTATGCCCCTCCGCTCCCGGGCCGGCGCCGGAGGGAATTACCACAACAGGTAGCTCTATCATGAACTTGCCCTGGACACATGCTGGATTGCCTGCCATCTCGTTGCCGGCAGGACGGGCGGAGAACGGCCTGCCCCTGGGTTTCCAATGCGTAGGAGCTTACATGAACGATGAACGTGTGCTGACCTGGGCGGGAAAGCTGGGTGAAATACTGAAGGACGCTTAATTATGACGAGCAATGTTCTGTTTGCAAATCCTTTTTCCATGGAAGACTTGCTGGTCTTTGATGACGAAACAATGCGGGGCATACTTGGCTGCAATGGCTTCGGTCTCTCAATCGAAACGCTGGCAATCGCCCTTCAAGGTGCGCCGGATAAGCTGGTAGAGCGCATCAAGCATATAATGCTATCAGCGCGGCGATCAGATTTTCTACAAGCGCTGCGCCGACCGTATTCACAACATCAGGTAGAGGCGGCTCGTCACGATGTACTGGACAAACTCTTTTGGGAACTGACTTACTGGAAGACGCCTGAGTTATATAATGAACTTACGGAGGGTGAGCACCTGCACCCGGGCATCTTTAAACAATTAGAGCCTGATATTCGTGATAAGATTGTGTTGGATGCAGGAGCAGGCAGTGGAAGAGCCTCGTTCGAGTGCGTTCGTTATGGCGCCAGCAAGGTTTATGCCGTGGAGCCTTCACCTGGCCTGTTACGAATTTTGCAAAAGAAGCTGGCGAAAGGTGCGGAGGCCGGGCGCATCATTCCTTTGCATGGGAGCTTCGAGGAACTTCCTCTGGAAAATGAAAGCGTCGATACGGCACTCTCCTGTTCGGCATTTACTGCCGATCCGGCAGAAGGGGGTGAGGCAGGACTGGCCGAGATGCGGCGAGTGACGAAGTGCGGGGGCAAAATTGTGATTATCTGGCCGCGTGTCGAGGATTATGAGTGGTTGGCACGGCACGGGTTTGAGCATATCACATTGCCGGTACAGGGGGAAATGTACGTGCAGTTCCGCTCATTAGAGAGCGCGTTGCGCTGTGCCAGGCGCTTCTATGCTGGTAATGAGCAGGTCGCTAATTATATACTGGAACGACGGCAGCCAGGGGTTCCATTTTCTGTATTGGGCCTGAATCCGCCGTGTGATTATTGTTGGCTTACTGTCGAGTAACGGGCAAGACGACCCGCCTTGCCCGTTCGTTGAGAAAGGAATGGGATCGATGTCTTCAGAAGTCGTCTCAGGTGAAACAAAAAGTTGGGCCGATACACCGCCCGCTAATCCACCGCTTCGACATGCCGTCAGCGAGTTTGTTGAGAATCAAAGCTGGCTCGACAAGGTAGCTGACCCTCTCCAGAACTGGCTATTGCAACTCTTTGGGCAACCGGGCGAACCCAATCGCAAGATCAAAGATATACTGAATGGAACATGGTTGGGGCACGCGTTACATCCTGTTTTCACCGATGTGCCCATTGGTTCCTGGTCAGCTACAATGCTGCTTGATCTTCTCTGGTTATTTGATGAGGATGAAGGGATTGCGCGCGGGGCGGATGCAACGCTGGTGTTGGGTCTGTTGGGGGCAGTGGGTTCGGCGGTAACAGGTGCTGCTGATTGGAGCGACCAGATTGGTGCCGACCGCCGTGTAGGTATGATGCATGGGTTGCTCAATCTTGGCATTACTGCGTTGAATGTTGGCTCCTGGGTTTCGCGACTGACCGGCAGTCGCCGTACTGGAATAGCTCTTTCGACGACAGCCTATTTGACCTCGCTGTTCTCGGCCTATTTAGGCGGCGAACTCAGCTTTGCCAAGGCCGTGGGAGTAAATCATGTTGCTTTTGAAGGCGGCTCCGATGATTACGTCGCCGTTATGGACGAGAAAGACCTGGTCGAAGGCAAACTGACGCGTGTCGATGTCGCCGGTATTCCTGCCGTTCTCTTGAAGCAGGGCAGTACGATCTATGCCATCGGTGCCACCTGCACGCACATGGGCGGTCCACTCGACGAGGGCACGGTTAAAGATGGCGTCGTGCAATGTCCCTGGCATGGTTCGTGTTTCAGAATGAGCGATGGGGCCGTAGTTACTGGCCCAGCCGTGTATGCTGAGGCAAACTTCGCCTTGCGCGTCCGCAATGGCAAAATTGAGTTGAGGCGGCTGGATCACGCTTAAAAAATTGATGAGGCATGAGGGGCACAATGCAAGAAACAGCTTGCGCTTCTCATGCCTCACCGGCTAGCCAGTCTTTTCTGAGCCTGTGCGAAATAGCGCTACAAGCTTAGTTCCGGTACTTCCCATCGTAATTGATAATGAAATTCAACTCCTCATCCGTAAATTCATAATGTCGTGCCAGCACACGATCAACCTCATCAATGATAGGCTTAGACTTGCCCGGAAAGATGCATTGGATAGTGAGCCTCCCCACATCCTTAAAATTCATCTTCCGGTACTCCGAATGAGCTTGCAAATCCTGGGCGAGATCAATCGCTAGCTTAGATAAATCGCTCCGGATAGTATGCTCCATCCTTTCGATGTCAAGCGGTAATCCCAGCACCTCGCGCATGTTCAGATTGCGGCAATCACTCCCGGTTGTGACGAACCAGTAGAACAGATTCGAGTTGAGGGAGACGAAGGCAATATTGGCGTGTTCAGATGATGCGAAGACGAGCGTCTTCAGTTCCGAGGGATGGCGGACATGGCCGTGTTCATCGAGGATTTGAGGGATAAAAGGGGTTACCTGGACATACCAGCTCATTTTGCGCGTGTAATAAACTATGTTGCTGCCTGCTTTCACGACATAATCGCCCAACCGGCGTGCCTGGCTATGTATCTTCATATGCAGAGTGCGTTCAATAGAGGAGCCATAACGCGGAATAATACCCGGCCTCACCAGGTCGGTGACTTCGATGTAGGCCAGCCGTTGAAAGAGCGATTCGCGCAGTTCGCGTCCCAATTTTATGTAGGGCGTGGAGTAGACGCGTTTCGGATGGGCAGATTTCGTGTAGAGAATGATGCAGAGCCGTGGATGAGGAATATCGAAGAGCTTGCCGCGCTGGTCGCTGAATGAGGAGATATGCAGCGATGCTTGCTCCAGCAGGATTTTCTGCAATGGCAAATAGCCGCTGGTGCAGGTTGCTGAGGATGGAACGATCATGCCAAAGCGGCCATCTCGCGCCAGTAGCGCGGAGCATCTTTCGATGGTGAGCGCGTAAAGGTTGCCGGTCGATACGGTTCGATAGTCGTTCACTTTATATGAGGCGCTGACAGTCTCATACTCCACGTAAGGTGGGTTGCCGATAATTACATCGAATCCGCCGTTTTGCATGATGCTGTAGAATTCGGTGAACCATGATAATCGCTCTGGATCTCGCTCGTACCCGACAAGTATGCCTGTTTCATTGCTATGATCGGCCAGAATATTGCCGGTATGGATATTGAAATCGATAGCCGTAAGTGACTCCACAGCTTCATCCCGCTCAATTTGAGATAGGAGTTTGAGCAGCAGGCGCAGTTTACAGAGCTCAACCGCCTCCTGCATGATATCTACTCCATACAGGTTGTTGGTGATGATGGATTTGAGGATGAAGTAGCGCCGGTTGGGATAGAACCGCATCTGCTTGAGTATGACGCGGAAGACGGAGCGTTGAGGTTCGTTCACTGTTGGATGAGCGGATTTCCCTGGCCCAGTTTGCGGGTCGCAAGCACTCAGCATAGCCTCCATCCGGGAGAGGCAGGCATCATAGAGCGGCTCAAGGACAGAAAGTGCCGCCAGCAGGAAAGCTCCAGAACCGCAGGTCGGATCAAGCACGGTGAGCTGGGCCAGGTTTTCGTAAAAAGCTAACAATAACGCCGGTTGCTCGCAATGTTCAATGATATCCTGCGCAAATTGGGCAATATTGAGATTATTTGTCACCAACTCGTCTATAGAGCGCACCTGGCCGGACTCCAGCATACAATGAAGTTGCTCGTAATGCTTGCGGCGGGCGATGACTTCATGCCAGGTCTCACCGGGCAGCGCAAATGGCTCGCTTGCCGGTGTGTTCCACCCGGTCTGCCCAGAGGCACTCTCCGGTAAAGGAAATTCGTGTCCTTTTTTGAGCGCGGGATAGATGTAACGGTCTGGATCATTGCCAAGCAATTGCCAGATACATCCACCAGCATGAGAAGCATCGGGGAACTTTTTTTCTGCGGCATGCAAGAGGAAAGGAAGAATAGTATTCCTGGCGATATATTCAGATATATCCGTTTGCGTATAATAAGCGCCCAGTTCTTTCTGGCTGATGAGCTTTTCAAAGATATAGCTGAGCATACCTGGGGTGATCGCATTGCCGGAGCAGGTAGGAGATTCCTCGATCTGCCACTCAAACGTATCGAGGAAAGCAAAGAGCCTGGCGAAAGCCGCGTTGGGTATATCGATATTGGCGTTGCGGCGCTCTAATTCGGGTACATCGAACAGATTACTATTGAGCGCTGGGATGCTGGCAGGAAGTGTATCTCTTGATCCTGGACGCTCATTGCCGGTCAATTCATGATGGAAAAAACGTAGAAGAAAATGGCGATAGAAAGAGGCATTTTCCTGACTATTCTCGTGCATCGAAAGCAATTGATTGCGCAGATAGTTAGTATCGCGATCCAGCAAGCTTTTCTTTTGTAAGAAGTAGACGAACATGAGCCGGATCAGCATCAGGGACGCATACTGTGCTCGGTCGCTCTCAGAAGCAAAGCCCTGAATGGATTGGTGAAAAGCGCTATACTCGCTTTTGAAAAGTTTTGAGAAACGCCTGGGAAGGCGGACTACGCCAGGAGGAAAATATACTGATCCGCTCATATCAACCGCATTCGGTCCAAAAATTTCCTATAGCCATCAAAAATAGAGAGATATTTGTGCTAAGATGCCGAGCTAATTGTAACAAGGGCGTCAAGGCGGGGAAAACTGGTGTTTCCCTATAAGTGGGCGAGAGATGCTTCGCTGCACTCAGCATGACAGGGCGGGGCATGTCATGCTGAGTGCAGCGAAGCATCTCTCGCCCCTTTCATGCAGCTGAGCCGACGGACTGCTGGGGAATCACCACGGGGAAAAGTAGGAGGCAGAGGCGATGTATTGTAAATAGAACCCAGCAATGTTACAATGCCTCCACGACAAAGCCTCCTGGGGAGATATATGTTACTGACGATCACCACAACTTATCAACCGGCTACTGATCTGGGTTACTTGCTGCATAAAAATCCGGCTAGAGTGCAATCATTCGCGCTTTCGTTCGGCAAGGCTCATGTATTCTATCCAGAGGTCAGTGACGAATGCTGTACTGCGGCATTGCTGCTGGATGTCGATCCGGTGCAGTTAGTATGCGGTTCGCATGGCGCGGCTTCGCTGGAGCAGTATGTCAATGACCGCCCTTATGTGGCTTCCTCGTTTCTCAGTGTCGCCATTGCGCAGGTCTATGGAACGGCTCTGAATGGGCATAGTGCAGCTCGCCAGGGACTGGCCGAAATGGACATTCCTTTGCGGGCGAAGATTGCCGTCTTGCCATGTCGTGGTGGAGAAGGCCTCCTCAAGCGTCTCTTTGAACCATTGGGTTATACGGTAACCGCCATGCCTCATATGCTGGATGAAATCTATCCTGAATGGGGCATGAGCATTTATTACACGGTCACCCTGGAAGCCAGTTGTCGTTTGCGTGATCTTTTGACGCATCTCTATGTGCTTGTTCCGGTGCTGGATGATGACAAGCACTATTGGATAGGGGATGATGAGGTCGAAAAATTGTTGCGCCGGGGCAAGGGATGGCTAGAAACTCACC from Ktedonobacteraceae bacterium encodes:
- a CDS encoding Rieske 2Fe-2S domain-containing protein encodes the protein MSSEVVSGETKSWADTPPANPPLRHAVSEFVENQSWLDKVADPLQNWLLQLFGQPGEPNRKIKDILNGTWLGHALHPVFTDVPIGSWSATMLLDLLWLFDEDEGIARGADATLVLGLLGAVGSAVTGAADWSDQIGADRRVGMMHGLLNLGITALNVGSWVSRLTGSRRTGIALSTTAYLTSLFSAYLGGELSFAKAVGVNHVAFEGGSDDYVAVMDEKDLVEGKLTRVDVAGIPAVLLKQGSTIYAIGATCTHMGGPLDEGTVKDGVVQCPWHGSCFRMSDGAVVTGPAVYAEANFALRVRNGKIELRRLDHA
- a CDS encoding phytoene/squalene synthase family protein, whose translation is MSSGENALDMLRETSRTFFIPISHLPAGLQDAVMSGYLCLRAIDEVEDHPDLDNQAKATVLHSISRILQTTFTAGDFEIAFGHYQRELPEVTLRIAEWAMLAPLTIAPRIWEATATMADRMAHWAESGWTIQTEADLDRYTFGVAGSVGLLLSDLWGWYNGTQTNRMHAVGFGRGLQAVNILRNHEEDMKRGVDFFPAGWRTGDMDAYARRNLALADTYTDALPAGPVLEFCRLPLALAYATLDSMARGDGKLSRKAVLEIVAQCYEGRPVVQ
- a CDS encoding polyprenyl synthetase family protein, with translation MQYHLGWVDQRFHHLDDHAGKLIRPNLLLLSYELAWAQEQHSSTNLPALSLRPALPAAAVIELAHNFTLLHDDIEDGDVERRHRPTVWAIWGIPQAILAGDAMFALSRLHIWKVLDEGVEPATALNLAKLFDTTLLKLTEGQYLDMSFERQLQVSLTSYEEMICRKTALLMRCATEMGAILGTRNQEVIECLARFGQALGFAFQVRDDMLGVWATEEESGKLPLGDIYRRKKSLPILHAFHHAQPDDQQAITKIYDQDEPITQEQAQEILAIFERTQTREYCKQFLAQHCQEARKALALVAADNELANRARSDLEAIIDFIQEN
- a CDS encoding amidase, with the translated sequence MLIAPAPLAEIAAALRTDRVSLQAYIDEICDRIDAVEPRIHALLPEPERRSRLLADARALQARFPDPTNRPPLYGIPVGIKDMFRVDGFLTRAGSKLPPELFAGPEAECVQTLRHAGALILGKTVSTEFAYFEPGPTRNPYNLEYSPGGSSSGSAAAVAAGFCPLALGTQTIGSTIRPAAFCGVIGFKPSFGRISTLGLIKCAESVDTVGFFTQDVAGAMLVASLLCKDWQAVSVPESATLPVLGVPDGPYLAQASPEGLAAFEKQLSLLTSTGYLVRRVTVMQDIEAINARHMRMVAAEMSQVHADWFARYAPLYGRRTAEAIREGQGVSAEELAECRAGRLLLRQELERVMQQNEIDLWVCPSAPGPAPEGITTTGSSIMNLPWTHAGLPAISLPAGRAENGLPLGFQCVGAYMNDERVLTWAGKLGEILKDA
- a CDS encoding methyltransferase domain-containing protein; the protein is MTSNVLFANPFSMEDLLVFDDETMRGILGCNGFGLSIETLAIALQGAPDKLVERIKHIMLSARRSDFLQALRRPYSQHQVEAARHDVLDKLFWELTYWKTPELYNELTEGEHLHPGIFKQLEPDIRDKIVLDAGAGSGRASFECVRYGASKVYAVEPSPGLLRILQKKLAKGAEAGRIIPLHGSFEELPLENESVDTALSCSAFTADPAEGGEAGLAEMRRVTKCGGKIVIIWPRVEDYEWLARHGFEHITLPVQGEMYVQFRSLESALRCARRFYAGNEQVANYILERRQPGVPFSVLGLNPPCDYCWLTVE
- a CDS encoding NAD-dependent epimerase/dehydratase family protein — encoded protein: MNGNTKLMAEQLQEVSGAGEEVFLTGASGFVGSHVLRALLVAQYRVRALVRPGSRPLPPLEGCTAIVGDIERPGELIQHMNGCRYLVHVAALYSFLPGMHRKMFETNVVGCAGLLEAAHLAGVERAVVTSSSSTVGPSHNGRPATEDDWDVETDASAYHRSKLEQARVALAAQVPVVLVLPTAPVGPGDWKPTPTGKMIVDFMRGRIFATLGGGMNVVAVEDVARAHVLALQRGRPRERYLVGGENLTLSQLWERLAKICGRPAPTARIPYHLALSLGWADEFRCKLLRGGKGGMAAPLIPLEGVRMARHHMYVSCVKAQSELGYEATSVTAALERAVRWYSDNGYAT
- the hpnH gene encoding adenosyl-hopene transferase HpnH — encoded protein: MAVTLRQNLRIGAYIIKQRLKGREKFPLVLQLEPLYQCNLACAGCGKIQHPQDILARRLSVQQCIDAVEECGAPIVSIAGGEPLIHREIDQIAAALIERKRFVYLCTNAILMGKKLDLFKPSPYFSWSVHIDGLRERHDESVARQGVFDKAIAAIKEAKRRGFRVTTNTTFFTQDDARSIRDVLDFLNDDLQVDAMQISPGYAYEKAPDQEHFLGVARTREIFRQAFADGRRKKWRLNHSPLFLDFLEGKVDFACTAWGIPSYSVLGWQRPCYLMADGYVSSYQELIETTPWENYGRGRDPRCANCMAHCGYEPTAVIATTNSPRETIRATVDVLRDGLQTSFHKK